The DNA region ACGCGGTAAACAACGCCAGCGCGGTGAGAGCGGCCGACCCGATAGCGAAGCCTTTGGCAATGGCCGCCGTGGTATTGCCGACCGAGTCCAGCTTGTCCGTTGTTTTACGGATTTCGGGGCCCAACTCGGCCATTTCGGCAATGCCGCCGGCGTTGTCGGCGACAGGACCGAACGAGTCAACGGCCACGACCATGCCGGCGGTGCACAGCATGCCCATGGCTGCCATGGCGATGCCGTAGATGCCGGCTTGGCTGTACGCCAGCCAGGTAGCGATGGCAAAGACAACCATCGGAATACCAGTGCTGCGCAGACCTGTAGCCACACCGGTAATAATATTGGTAGCCGGACCGGTCTGGGAAGCGTCGGCAATATGCTGGGTGGGCTTATGGGCATTCGAAGTATAGTATTCGGTAATTATGCCGACAAGGACATTGACAGCCAGGCCGGCCACAATAGCGATGAAAATACCAAATCCTTTGGCGCCGAAAATTTGCGTCGCCAAGCCATACGCGATAACGGCGGTGATGATATTGGTGCCCCACAAACCGCGGTTAAGGGCGGCTTGGGGATCGCCATCCTCACCAGTGCGGACGAAAAAGGTACTGATAATAGCAGCCGCGATGCCGGCCGCGCCGATGAGCAGCGGGAACAGAACGCCGTTTACACCGTAGATGCTGTTGCCAATCAGCATGGCGGCGATAGTCGTAGCAGCATAGGATTCAAACAGGTCAGCGCCCATGCCGGCCGTGTCGCCGACATTGTCGCCTACGTTGTCAGCGATAACAGCCGGGTTGCGCGGATCGTCCTCAGGGATTCCTGCTTCCACTTTGCCGACCAGGTCGGCGCCTACGTCCGCGGCTTTGGTATAGATACCCCCGCCGATCCGGGCAAAAAAGGCGATGGCGCTGGCGCCAAAGGCAAAACTGTTAATAACGACAGGATCGCCGAAAATTATGTACAGCATCGATACGCCTAAGAGACCAAGACCGGCCACCGACATGCCCATGACCGCGCCAGCGCGGAACGACACGCTTAGGGCTTTGTTAAGGCTGTGGCGGGCCGCTTCGGTCGTGCGGGCGTTGGACTTCGTGGTGGAACTCATGCCCACATAGCCGGCAATAGCCGAGCACACGGCGCCAACCAGGAACGATACGGCCAATTTATACCCGTCAACAAAGTATAAAATGAGAAAGATAGCAACGGTGAAAGGAATGAGTGTCTTGTACTGACGGTTAAGGAAGGCCATGGCTCCTTCAAAGATAGCCTGGGAAATTTCCTGCATCTTTTTGTTGCCGGGGCTTTCTTTCAGCACACTGCCTGCCAGGTAAGCGGCGAACAGCAGGGCCAGCAAGCCAGCGCCCGGCGCAATAAATAGCAAATCCATGTAGCTCTTGTTCCTCCTTATTTACCGCGGGTTGTCCCGTAAAAATGCTTAAAAAGACCCCAATGTAGGCCATTGAGGTGCAGAGAACTACTGCATAACTTTGACCAAGATCATCGTGACGATGCCGAACAGCCCAGCAAGAAACATAGTCGCCTTTGCCAATAGTTCGTCAAGGCCTTTCTTTTTACCGCCAAACAGCGTCTCAGCGCCACCGGCGATTGCTCCGCCCATGCCGGCGCTTCGCCCCGACTGCAGCACCACCGACGCAATCAAGAGAATCGACAGGATGGCTTCCAATATCATCAATGCCGTTACCACTTACCTCACACCCCCTACCCACCTTTGTACCATTTTATTTTATCACACCCCTTTTTACATTGACAATGTCTTACAAATATTTTTGTCCGCTCGTTATTCACCTACATTATTGCCAAATATTAGGCAAAGTAGTCTAGCCTACTAAAAAATAACCTAATCAATT from Thermosinus carboxydivorans Nor1 includes:
- the secG gene encoding preprotein translocase subunit SecG, with amino-acid sequence MVTALMILEAILSILLIASVVLQSGRSAGMGGAIAGGAETLFGGKKKGLDELLAKATMFLAGLFGIVTMILVKVMQ